In the genome of Desulfobacteraceae bacterium, one region contains:
- a CDS encoding transporter substrate-binding domain-containing protein yields MKKMLSVAVLFVVLLLCLSPSAFCAQKSLLDVILERGQILVGTTGDFKPFSYLNPQTGQFEGHDIDAALKLGEDLGVTVRFVETTWPTLVQGIREGRYDIAMCGITRTLGRQKEVGLTAPYIAVGKSPLIRKTDQERFKTLADIDRPGVKIGVNPGGTNERFVQANIKQAEIVVVPKNLAIPDKLAAGEVDVMITDNVEAMLVAAKRAELFAVAPQETYTRDDFGYMFPRDEFALQNWLNLWVYQMHAKGEFQRLKAKWIAE; encoded by the coding sequence ATGAAAAAAATGTTGTCCGTTGCGGTCCTGTTCGTGGTTTTGCTGCTTTGCCTCTCCCCGTCGGCCTTCTGTGCCCAAAAATCGCTCCTGGACGTCATTCTGGAGCGGGGCCAGATCCTGGTCGGCACCACCGGAGACTTCAAACCCTTCAGCTATCTCAACCCCCAGACCGGCCAGTTCGAGGGCCACGATATCGACGCGGCGCTGAAGCTTGGTGAGGACCTCGGGGTGACGGTGCGGTTTGTCGAAACCACCTGGCCCACCCTGGTCCAGGGCATCCGGGAAGGTCGCTACGACATCGCCATGTGCGGCATCACCCGGACCCTGGGCCGCCAAAAAGAGGTCGGCCTGACCGCGCCCTACATCGCGGTCGGCAAATCCCCGCTGATCCGCAAAACCGACCAGGAGCGCTTCAAAACTCTGGCGGATATCGACCGCCCCGGCGTCAAGATCGGCGTCAACCCCGGCGGCACCAATGAGCGCTTCGTGCAGGCCAATATCAAGCAGGCCGAAATCGTTGTGGTGCCAAAAAATCTGGCTATTCCCGACAAGCTGGCCGCCGGTGAGGTGGACGTCATGATCACCGACAACGTCGAGGCCATGCTGGTGGCCGCCAAACGGGCCGAGCTGTTTGCCGTTGCCCCCCAGGAGACCTATACCCGGGACGACTTCGGCTACATGTTCCCGCGCGACGAGTTCGCCCTGCAGAACTGGCTCAACCTCTGGGTGTACCAGATGCATGCCAAGGGCGAGTTCCAGAGGCTCAAGGCCAAGTGGATCGCCGAATAG